A section of the Streptomyces sp. Je 1-369 genome encodes:
- a CDS encoding EF-hand domain-containing protein — MDSAEYERRIAARFATFDQDGNGYISREDFSTAAAALCAEFGATARSEKGQALYIGAEAFWQGMAGIADRDGDQRITRDEFVGGAVKRLRDNPERFAEIARPFLHAAIGVAGADADGTVAPAEAGRALRALGVPEDVASAVAGALDADGDGRVSEQEVVTAFAQYFTVPE; from the coding sequence ATGGACAGTGCCGAGTACGAGCGTAGGATCGCGGCCCGGTTCGCCACCTTCGACCAGGACGGCAACGGCTACATCTCCCGTGAGGACTTCAGCACGGCGGCGGCCGCCCTGTGCGCGGAGTTCGGCGCCACGGCGCGGTCCGAGAAGGGCCAGGCCCTCTACATCGGGGCCGAGGCGTTCTGGCAGGGCATGGCGGGGATCGCGGACCGTGACGGTGACCAGCGGATCACCCGCGACGAGTTCGTGGGCGGCGCGGTGAAGCGGCTGCGCGACAACCCCGAGCGGTTCGCGGAGATCGCGCGGCCGTTCCTGCACGCCGCGATCGGCGTCGCGGGCGCCGACGCGGACGGCACGGTGGCCCCGGCCGAGGCCGGGCGCGCGCTGAGGGCACTGGGCGTGCCCGAGGACGTCGCGTCCGCGGTGGCCGGTGCTCTGGACGCGGACGGCGACGGCCGCGTCTCGGAGCAGGAGGTCGTGACGGCCTTCGCGCAGTACTTCACCGTTCCCGAGTAG
- a CDS encoding STAS domain-containing protein has translation MTLKVTVGEQEGWAVLCVSGEMDLLTSPVLRQRVHDAVADGRRRIVLDLSEVLFCDSSGVGVLIATRRLIRSFQGRLRLILPAKGAEDGSHVNRVLAALGVRRLFEVFPDVPAALDDGATPLSA, from the coding sequence GTGACGCTCAAGGTGACCGTGGGCGAGCAGGAGGGCTGGGCCGTGCTGTGCGTGTCCGGCGAGATGGACCTGCTGACCTCGCCCGTGCTGCGCCAGCGCGTGCACGACGCTGTCGCCGACGGCCGCCGCCGCATCGTGCTCGACCTCTCCGAAGTGCTGTTCTGCGACTCCAGCGGCGTCGGCGTGCTGATCGCCACGCGCCGCCTCATCCGCTCCTTCCAGGGCAGGCTGCGGCTGATACTGCCCGCCAAGGGCGCGGAGGACGGCTCACACGTGAACCGCGTCCTCGCGGCACTCGGCGTACGCCGCCTCTTCGAGGTCTTCCCCGACGTGCCGGCGGCCCTGGACGACGGCGCCACCCCGCTCTCCGCCTGA
- a CDS encoding sigma-70 family RNA polymerase sigma factor, with protein MPMDAPRRWDRRMQQRLAHGEAAALGELYDRFASLVHGLAHRVLGDESAADRITREVFGHVWENPDAYDPRQGPLRSWIATLTHQRAVHRLRQTESAALALGGAGTEEDLERKVRRASAAARADYIVTAMPTPLRAALELAYFQRRDYRQTAADLGVTEDEARRRLRLGLQLLATANDTGPPPATRTHDTPPGPGAAL; from the coding sequence ATGCCGATGGACGCGCCGCGGCGCTGGGACCGCCGCATGCAGCAGCGGCTCGCGCACGGGGAGGCCGCCGCGCTGGGCGAGTTGTACGACAGGTTCGCCTCGCTCGTGCACGGCCTGGCCCACCGCGTCCTCGGCGACGAGAGCGCCGCCGACCGCATCACCCGCGAGGTCTTCGGCCACGTCTGGGAGAACCCCGACGCGTACGACCCGCGGCAGGGCCCACTGCGCTCCTGGATCGCCACGCTCACCCACCAGCGCGCCGTCCACCGGCTCCGCCAGACCGAGTCCGCCGCCCTCGCCCTCGGCGGCGCGGGCACCGAGGAGGACCTGGAGCGCAAGGTCCGCCGCGCCTCGGCCGCCGCCCGCGCGGACTACATCGTCACGGCCATGCCCACCCCGCTGCGCGCCGCCCTCGAACTGGCCTACTTCCAGCGCCGCGACTACCGCCAGACGGCCGCCGACCTCGGCGTCACCGAGGACGAGGCCCGTCGCAGACTCCGGCTCGGCCTGCAACTCCTCGCCACGGCCAACGACACCGGGCCCCCGCCCGCCACCCGCACCCACGACACCCCGCCCGGTCCCGGAGCCGCGCTGTGA
- a CDS encoding zf-HC2 domain-containing protein — translation MTGTDRPEPHEEQPDRHQHADHTDGTAPRIPMPRASLEDTGKTLPDPPPAPEPLVLEHRVLKSLLGAWALAACSTEEATAVEEHLGDCGPCAEEALRLRDAVGLLHPEESLDLDPGLRTRVLESCLGRRPPRIPVPEWAVPYDAETARLDALLQDIGDAEWHAPVRLRWFDDDGPVSRKTTVAGVISHLLAVDGMVGLALGLDDPLGPQVRVAQDPSHRTEAYWRASHFPPTRAVRTPWRDQTHELIRTVSFAGGGSGRLPVPYGTVPVPGGTGPEQQQTIELPLRDSLVDRAFECWIHAGDIADAVDYPYAPPAPRHLHRMIDLAARLLPGTLAERRRSGLATPPRRLVAAGAPGRSLRLEIEGLGGGEWLIPLDSPAATGSREHEVAHVALDGVEFCRLAAGHVSPEEAAAGQDGDREAIRDVLFAAASLSRM, via the coding sequence GTGACCGGCACCGACCGCCCCGAACCGCACGAGGAACAGCCCGACCGCCACCAGCACGCGGACCACACGGACGGCACCGCGCCACGCATACCGATGCCGCGCGCCTCCCTGGAGGACACCGGAAAGACCCTGCCCGACCCGCCGCCGGCACCCGAGCCGCTCGTCCTGGAGCACCGCGTCCTGAAATCCCTGCTCGGCGCCTGGGCGCTCGCCGCCTGCTCCACGGAGGAGGCCACCGCCGTCGAGGAGCACCTGGGCGACTGCGGCCCGTGCGCGGAGGAAGCGCTCCGGCTGCGCGACGCCGTCGGCCTGCTCCACCCCGAGGAGAGCCTCGACCTCGACCCCGGTCTGCGCACCCGCGTCCTGGAGAGCTGCCTCGGCCGCCGCCCGCCGCGCATCCCGGTGCCGGAGTGGGCCGTTCCGTACGACGCGGAGACCGCCCGCCTCGACGCGCTGCTCCAGGACATCGGCGACGCGGAATGGCACGCACCGGTGCGGCTCCGCTGGTTCGACGACGACGGGCCGGTCAGCAGGAAGACCACCGTCGCCGGGGTCATCTCGCACCTCCTCGCGGTCGACGGCATGGTCGGACTCGCCCTCGGCCTCGACGACCCGCTCGGCCCGCAGGTCAGAGTCGCGCAGGACCCCTCCCACCGCACGGAGGCGTACTGGCGGGCGTCGCACTTCCCGCCCACCCGCGCGGTGCGCACCCCGTGGCGCGACCAGACGCACGAACTGATCCGCACCGTGTCGTTCGCGGGCGGCGGGTCGGGGCGCCTCCCGGTGCCGTACGGAACGGTGCCCGTCCCCGGCGGCACCGGACCCGAGCAGCAGCAGACCATCGAGCTGCCGCTGCGGGACTCCCTGGTGGACCGCGCCTTCGAGTGCTGGATCCACGCGGGCGACATCGCCGACGCGGTCGACTACCCGTACGCGCCGCCCGCGCCCCGGCACCTCCACCGCATGATCGACCTCGCCGCCCGGCTGCTCCCCGGCACGCTCGCCGAGCGCCGCCGCTCCGGGCTCGCCACCCCGCCGCGCCGGCTGGTCGCGGCGGGCGCACCGGGCCGCAGCCTGCGCCTGGAGATCGAGGGTCTCGGCGGCGGCGAGTGGCTCATCCCGCTCGACTCCCCCGCGGCCACCGGCTCGCGGGAGCACGAGGTCGCGCACGTGGCGCTGGACGGCGTCGAGTTCTGCCGGCTCGCCGCGGGCCACGTATCGCCGGAGGAGGCGGCCGCGGGCCAGGACGGAGACCGCGAGGCGATCCGCGACGTGCTGTTCGCGGCGGCGTCGCTGAGCCGGATGTAG
- the purU gene encoding formyltetrahydrofolate deformylase: protein MNEQSTAPAAPAEQYVLTLSCPDKQGIVHAVSSYLFMTGCNIEDSQQFGDHDTGLFFMRVHFSAEAPVTVEKLRASFAAVGDSFHMDWQINRVEDKMRVVLLVSKFGHCLNDLLFRSRIGALPVEIAAVVSNHRDFAELVASYDIPFHHIPVTKENKPEAEAQLLDLVRSLDVELVVLARYMQVLSDDLCKELSGRIINIHHSFLPSFKGAKPYHQAHARGVKLIGATAHYVTADLDEGPIIEQEVERVGHGVTPDELVAIGRDVECQALARAVKWHAERRILLNGRRTVVFA, encoded by the coding sequence ATGAACGAGCAGTCCACCGCGCCCGCCGCCCCCGCTGAGCAGTACGTCCTCACCCTCTCGTGCCCCGACAAGCAGGGCATCGTGCACGCCGTGTCGAGCTACCTCTTCATGACCGGCTGCAACATCGAGGACAGCCAGCAGTTCGGCGACCACGACACCGGACTGTTCTTCATGCGCGTCCACTTCTCGGCCGAGGCCCCGGTGACCGTCGAGAAGCTGCGGGCGAGCTTCGCCGCGGTCGGCGACTCGTTCCACATGGACTGGCAGATCAACCGCGTCGAGGACAAGATGCGCGTGGTCCTGCTGGTGTCGAAGTTCGGGCACTGCCTGAACGACCTGCTGTTCCGCTCCCGGATCGGCGCGCTGCCCGTGGAGATCGCCGCGGTCGTCTCCAACCACCGGGACTTCGCCGAGCTCGTCGCGTCGTACGACATCCCCTTCCACCACATCCCGGTGACGAAGGAGAACAAGCCCGAGGCCGAGGCGCAGCTGCTCGACCTCGTGCGTTCGCTGGACGTGGAGCTCGTCGTCCTCGCCCGCTACATGCAGGTCCTCTCGGACGACCTGTGCAAGGAGCTCAGCGGGCGGATCATCAACATCCACCACTCGTTCCTGCCGAGCTTCAAGGGCGCGAAGCCGTACCACCAGGCGCACGCCCGCGGCGTGAAGCTGATCGGCGCGACCGCGCACTACGTGACGGCCGACCTCGACGAGGGCCCGATCATCGAGCAGGAGGTCGAGCGGGTCGGCCACGGCGTCACCCCCGACGAGCTGGTCGCGATCGGCCGTGATGTGGAGTGCCAGGCGCTGGCGCGGGCCGTGAAGTGGCACGCCGAGCGCCGGATCCTCCTGAACGGCCGCCGCACGGTCGTCTTCGCCTGA
- a CDS encoding SCO4402 family protein — MTVQDSEKSSRRGRRSSTMGGMPTNDMPWWRWRSNVRSALHMLSDPDFQRECWLAGREEYGDVTDAVYRLVEDTWLDNWSAEKYVGTIFRDPQEAALVDTAVLRVLRIMHEVGPDALVSVYLEHPGWPEAVRAARDAHVRLAAGDGEDPDVPPQTLEVLRIMTRSA, encoded by the coding sequence ATGACCGTGCAAGATTCGGAGAAGTCTTCCCGTCGCGGCCGTCGCTCCAGCACCATGGGCGGCATGCCGACCAACGACATGCCGTGGTGGCGCTGGCGCAGCAACGTGCGCTCGGCGCTGCACATGCTCTCCGACCCCGACTTCCAGCGGGAGTGCTGGCTCGCGGGGCGCGAGGAGTACGGGGACGTGACCGACGCCGTGTACCGGCTGGTCGAGGACACGTGGCTGGACAACTGGTCCGCGGAGAAATACGTCGGGACGATCTTCCGTGACCCGCAGGAGGCGGCGCTCGTCGACACGGCCGTGCTGAGGGTGCTGCGGATCATGCACGAGGTCGGGCCCGACGCGCTGGTCTCCGTCTATCTGGAGCACCCGGGGTGGCCCGAGGCGGTCCGCGCGGCCCGCGACGCGCACGTGCGTCTCGCGGCCGGTGACGGCGAGGACCCGGACGTACCGCCGCAGACCCTGGAGGTGCTGCGGATCATGACACGGTCCGCCTGA
- a CDS encoding ABC transporter substrate-binding protein, which translates to MTGWRRTFLPRPSRTAALSAAAVAACASLISGCGVIPGTTGGSGDGPVTVMTWAPEKTKATNKPGVPAMAQAYARWVNAHGGLGGRELKVLTCNDHNDPVGAAECARQAVDNDVVAVVGAYSQHGRSFLGPLEVAGIPYIGGYGVTDDEFSSPLSYPVNGGEPALLAGNGRQLAARCDRVSLVRPDTLAGDELPKLLNQGLADGHHKPVSDIRAPEDGTDLTPQAERALKDAGADNGCVTAALGARTDTFYDSFRRTKDDYPPVRISSVLGSVDQSLIDRTGGASGPYEGAYVTGWYPAAGDARWDRMRDVIREQAFGDNRVDASDAGVQTTWIAYTVLKQAVESLDGGEVSSRTLRRALDGGLRVETGGLTPPLSWRFEDLLAASEFPRLINSGVTFQMVRDGRLVPAREGFVNVEKTLEQTA; encoded by the coding sequence ATGACCGGCTGGCGACGCACCTTCCTCCCCCGCCCCTCCCGAACCGCAGCGCTCTCGGCGGCCGCCGTGGCGGCGTGTGCGTCGCTCATATCCGGCTGTGGGGTCATCCCCGGAACCACGGGGGGTTCCGGGGACGGCCCCGTCACCGTGATGACCTGGGCACCCGAGAAGACCAAGGCCACCAACAAGCCCGGCGTCCCCGCCATGGCGCAGGCGTACGCCCGCTGGGTCAACGCCCACGGCGGGCTCGGCGGGCGCGAGCTCAAGGTCCTCACCTGCAACGACCACAACGACCCGGTCGGCGCCGCGGAGTGCGCGCGGCAGGCGGTCGACAACGACGTGGTGGCGGTCGTCGGCGCGTACAGCCAGCACGGCCGCTCATTCCTCGGCCCGCTCGAAGTCGCGGGCATCCCCTACATCGGCGGCTACGGCGTCACCGACGACGAGTTCAGCAGCCCCCTCTCGTACCCCGTCAACGGCGGCGAACCGGCCCTCCTCGCGGGCAACGGCCGACAGCTCGCCGCCCGCTGCGACCGGGTCTCTCTCGTCCGCCCCGACACCCTCGCCGGGGACGAGCTCCCCAAGCTGCTCAACCAGGGCCTCGCCGACGGCCACCACAAGCCCGTCTCCGACATCCGCGCCCCCGAGGACGGCACCGACCTCACGCCGCAGGCCGAGCGGGCGCTGAAGGACGCGGGGGCGGACAACGGCTGTGTGACGGCGGCGCTCGGGGCGCGCACGGACACGTTCTACGACTCGTTCCGGCGAACCAAGGACGACTATCCGCCGGTCCGCATCTCCTCCGTGCTCGGCAGCGTCGACCAGTCCCTGATCGACCGCACGGGCGGCGCGAGCGGGCCCTACGAAGGGGCGTACGTCACCGGCTGGTACCCGGCGGCGGGCGACGCGCGGTGGGACCGGATGCGGGACGTCATCCGTGAGCAGGCGTTCGGCGACAACCGGGTCGACGCCTCGGACGCGGGCGTCCAGACGACGTGGATCGCGTACACGGTCCTGAAGCAGGCCGTCGAGTCGCTCGACGGCGGCGAGGTGTCGTCCCGCACGCTGCGCCGCGCCCTCGACGGCGGCCTGCGGGTCGAGACGGGCGGCCTCACGCCGCCGCTGAGCTGGCGCTTCGAGGACCTGCTCGCCGCCAGCGAGTTCCCGCGCCTGATCAACTCGGGCGTCACGTTCCAGATGGTGCGGGACGGGAGGCTCGTACCGGCGCGGGAGGGCTTCGTGAACGTGGAGAAGACGCTGGAGCAGACGGCGTAA
- a CDS encoding transcriptional regulator → MAARPLVARQPNERLQALIQEAGCSNAGLARRVNMCGAEHGLDLRYDKTSVARWLRGQQPRGRAPGIIAEALGRKLGRTVTIDEIGMANGKNLASGVGLQFSPTVLGAIEQVCELWRSDVGRRDFLSGSSVAASALVEPSRDWLISSPDSQVGRSAGPGVGMADVAAVKAMTEALTQLDHQFGSGHVRPVVVHYLNSVVSGLLAGSYREAVGRELFAAVARLTELAGYMAVDTGQPGLAQRYYIQALRLAQAAGDRGYGGYVLAASMSHLAAQLGNPREIAQLARAAQEGTRGRVTPRAEAMFYAAEARGHALLGDVRATQAVAGRAVEAMDRAAVADDSGDDPVWIRHFDHAYLADEMAHCHRDLGQADAAARSAQESLDGHPETRARRRAIGLVLLATAQVQRREVEQACHTGLKAVELLGTLRSNRGAEYLEDFQERLHPYREEPVVREFGARLDVQAA, encoded by the coding sequence ATGGCCGCCAGGCCACTCGTCGCGCGACAGCCCAATGAACGGCTGCAGGCGCTCATTCAGGAAGCCGGCTGTTCCAACGCCGGTCTGGCCCGCAGGGTCAACATGTGCGGTGCCGAGCACGGCCTCGACCTGCGCTACGACAAGACGTCCGTGGCCCGCTGGCTGCGCGGTCAGCAGCCGCGCGGACGGGCTCCCGGCATCATCGCGGAGGCGCTCGGCCGCAAGCTGGGCCGTACCGTCACCATCGACGAGATCGGCATGGCGAACGGCAAGAACCTCGCCTCCGGTGTCGGTCTGCAGTTCTCGCCGACCGTCCTTGGCGCCATTGAGCAGGTCTGCGAGCTGTGGCGCAGCGACGTCGGCCGTCGCGACTTCCTCTCCGGGTCGTCCGTGGCCGCGTCCGCGCTCGTCGAACCCAGCCGCGACTGGCTGATCTCCTCGCCGGACTCGCAGGTCGGCAGGTCCGCGGGGCCGGGCGTCGGGATGGCGGACGTGGCGGCGGTCAAGGCGATGACGGAGGCGCTGACGCAGCTGGACCACCAGTTCGGCAGCGGTCATGTGCGGCCGGTCGTCGTGCACTACCTCAACTCCGTGGTCTCCGGGCTGCTCGCGGGCTCCTACCGGGAGGCGGTCGGGCGGGAACTCTTCGCCGCGGTCGCCCGGTTGACGGAGCTCGCCGGGTACATGGCGGTCGACACGGGGCAGCCGGGCCTCGCCCAGCGCTACTACATCCAGGCGCTCCGGCTGGCCCAGGCGGCGGGCGACCGGGGGTACGGAGGGTACGTACTTGCGGCGTCGATGAGTCACCTCGCCGCGCAGCTCGGGAACCCGCGCGAGATCGCGCAGTTGGCGCGGGCCGCACAGGAGGGGACACGCGGGAGGGTCACGCCCCGCGCGGAGGCGATGTTCTACGCCGCGGAGGCGCGGGGGCACGCGCTGCTCGGGGACGTGCGGGCCACGCAGGCGGTGGCGGGGCGGGCGGTCGAGGCGATGGACCGGGCGGCCGTCGCGGACGACTCCGGCGACGACCCGGTCTGGATCCGCCACTTCGACCACGCATATCTGGCCGATGAAATGGCGCATTGTCACCGGGACTTGGGCCAGGCGGACGCGGCGGCGCGGAGTGCCCAGGAGTCCCTGGACGGTCACCCGGAGACGCGGGCGCGCCGCAGGGCGATCGGCCTGGTCCTCCTGGCGACGGCGCAGGTGCAGCGGCGCGAGGTGGAACAGGCCTGCCACACGGGCCTGAAGGCGGTCGAACTCCTCGGCACGCTGCGGTCGAACCGGGGTGCGGAGTACCTGGAGGACTTCCAGGAGCGGCTGCATCCGTACCGGGAGGAGCCGGTGGTACGGGAGTTCGGAGCGCGCCTGGACGTCCAGGCGGCATGA
- a CDS encoding bifunctional DNA primase/polymerase — MEETIGVTSAAQIPKQRGEALLDTAVRYAEERHWDVFPGTWLESVEGVEQCSCGETACDAPGAHPAREDWATQATGSATVARRLWQKQPKASILLPTGRTFDAIDVPETAGFLALARMERMELTLGPVTCTPDRRMQFFVLPGATAKVPDLVRKLGWPPAAIDLIALGEGTYVAGPPTRFGAIGAVQWACRPTVANRWLPDAEEIISPLAYACGREARR, encoded by the coding sequence GTGGAAGAGACCATCGGAGTCACGTCAGCCGCGCAGATCCCGAAGCAGCGCGGAGAAGCCTTGCTCGACACGGCCGTGCGGTACGCGGAGGAGCGTCACTGGGACGTGTTCCCCGGGACCTGGCTCGAGTCCGTCGAGGGCGTCGAGCAGTGCTCGTGCGGGGAAACCGCGTGCGACGCGCCCGGCGCACACCCCGCGCGCGAGGACTGGGCGACCCAGGCCACCGGCAGCGCGACCGTGGCCCGGCGGCTCTGGCAGAAGCAGCCCAAGGCGTCGATCCTGCTGCCCACCGGGCGCACGTTCGACGCGATCGACGTGCCCGAGACCGCCGGTTTCCTCGCGCTCGCCCGCATGGAGCGGATGGAGCTCACCCTCGGCCCCGTGACCTGCACGCCCGACCGCCGCATGCAGTTCTTCGTACTGCCCGGCGCCACGGCCAAGGTCCCCGACCTCGTGCGCAAGCTGGGGTGGCCGCCCGCCGCCATCGACCTGATCGCGCTCGGCGAGGGGACGTACGTCGCCGGGCCCCCGACCCGCTTCGGAGCCATCGGCGCCGTCCAGTGGGCCTGCCGCCCCACCGTCGCCAACCGCTGGCTGCCGGACGCCGAGGAGATCATCTCGCCGCTGGCCTACGCATGCGGCAGGGAAGCGCGCCGCTGA
- a CDS encoding ABC transporter ATP-binding protein produces the protein MRQGSAPLNDARPGEPPPTYRADTADTTDTAGSVEGGTVTEAATGAGTETSAVRIQGLWKRFGEQVAVAGIDLSLPAGKFIGLVGPNGAGKTTTLSMVTGLLRPDQGTVEVVGHDVWRDPVEVKARIGVLPEGLRLFERLSGRELLAYTGRLRGLPGAEVDKRATQLLDVLDLAGAQHKLVVDYSTGMRKKTGLAAALLHNPEVLFLDEPFEGVDPVSAQTIRGVLERYTASGATVVFSSHVMELVESLCDWVAVMAAGRIRAHGTLAEVRGAAPSLQQAFLELVGAHGRTAGTDLDWLGGGPR, from the coding sequence ATGCGGCAGGGAAGCGCGCCGCTGAACGACGCCCGCCCGGGGGAGCCGCCGCCGACGTATCGTGCGGACACGGCGGACACCACGGACACGGCGGGCTCAGTGGAGGGCGGCACGGTGACGGAAGCGGCGACGGGCGCGGGGACGGAAACGTCGGCGGTACGGATCCAGGGGCTCTGGAAGCGGTTCGGTGAGCAGGTCGCCGTCGCCGGGATCGATCTCTCCCTGCCCGCGGGCAAGTTCATCGGCCTGGTCGGACCCAACGGCGCGGGCAAGACCACCACCCTCTCCATGGTCACCGGCCTCCTGCGGCCCGACCAGGGCACCGTCGAGGTCGTCGGCCACGACGTGTGGCGCGACCCCGTCGAGGTCAAGGCCCGCATCGGCGTACTCCCCGAGGGCCTGCGCCTCTTCGAGCGGCTCTCGGGGCGCGAACTACTCGCGTACACCGGAAGGCTGCGCGGGCTGCCCGGCGCCGAGGTCGACAAACGGGCCACCCAGCTCCTGGACGTACTCGACCTCGCGGGCGCCCAGCACAAACTCGTCGTCGACTACTCGACCGGCATGCGCAAGAAGACCGGCCTCGCCGCCGCGCTCCTCCACAACCCCGAAGTACTCTTCCTCGACGAGCCGTTCGAAGGCGTCGACCCCGTCTCCGCACAGACCATCCGCGGCGTCCTGGAGCGCTACACCGCCTCCGGCGCGACCGTCGTCTTCTCCTCGCACGTCATGGAGCTCGTCGAATCCCTCTGCGACTGGGTCGCCGTCATGGCCGCGGGACGCATCCGCGCACACGGCACCCTCGCCGAGGTGCGGGGCGCCGCACCCTCGCTGCAGCAGGCGTTCCTCGAACTCGTCGGCGCGCACGGCCGCACCGCGGGCACCGACCTCGACTGGCTGGGCGGCGGCCCCCGATGA
- a CDS encoding transporter, with product MTTTDTPTARTSPAITPVLIRLKLSLLRNGLRQSTGRRAAYIASVTVALLFAALQLLGLIALRGNTHAATVCVLLVGVLALGWAVMPLFFPSGDETLDPTRLVMLPLRPRPLVRALLAASLVGIGPLFTLCLAAGAAVALAHGAAAAVTGVLAVVLTLLVCVALARAVAAANIRLLTSRKGRDLAVLSGLVVAVGAQVVNFGAQKLGSSGLSTLDPAADVVRWIPPSAALGAVDAVSEGAYATAAAQLALTAAALLALLTVWQRSLTRLMTTPDGSTIAAAQPDKGTSRTSGALGGLLPAGRTGTVMERSLRYVWRDPKTKAAWVTSLAIGLIVPLFNALQGTGSVYFACFAAGMLGVLMYNQFGQDTSAFWMVAMTISSPRDAYVELRGRALALLLITLPYAALVTALTTAMLGDWPALPEVLGLSFALLGAMLATGAWSSARFPYSIPQEGYKNVAPGQAGLAWISIVGGMVAAGLLCAPVLALTIWLHASGATSWTWLLLPLGAVYGATVTELGLRLSAPRLARRLPEILTAVSRG from the coding sequence ATGACCACGACCGACACCCCGACGGCGCGCACGTCCCCGGCGATCACGCCCGTCCTCATCCGCCTGAAGCTGTCCCTCCTGCGCAACGGCCTGCGCCAGTCCACGGGCCGCCGCGCCGCCTACATCGCGTCCGTCACCGTCGCGCTCCTCTTCGCCGCCCTCCAACTCCTCGGCCTCATCGCGCTGCGCGGCAACACGCACGCCGCGACGGTCTGCGTCCTGCTCGTGGGAGTGCTCGCCCTCGGCTGGGCGGTCATGCCGCTGTTCTTCCCGAGCGGCGACGAGACCCTCGACCCGACGCGCCTGGTGATGCTGCCGCTGCGGCCGCGCCCGCTCGTACGGGCACTGCTCGCCGCCTCCCTCGTGGGCATCGGCCCCCTGTTCACGCTCTGCCTCGCGGCGGGCGCGGCGGTGGCCCTGGCCCACGGTGCGGCGGCGGCCGTCACCGGTGTCCTCGCGGTCGTCCTCACCCTCCTCGTCTGCGTGGCGCTGGCCCGCGCGGTCGCCGCCGCCAACATCCGCCTCCTCACCAGCCGCAAGGGCCGCGACCTCGCCGTCCTCAGCGGCCTGGTCGTCGCCGTCGGCGCGCAGGTGGTGAACTTCGGCGCGCAGAAGCTCGGTTCGTCCGGCCTGTCCACGCTCGACCCGGCCGCTGACGTCGTGCGCTGGATCCCGCCGTCCGCGGCGCTCGGCGCGGTCGACGCGGTCAGCGAGGGCGCGTACGCGACGGCGGCGGCCCAACTCGCCCTGACCGCCGCGGCCCTCCTGGCGCTCCTCACCGTCTGGCAGCGCAGCCTGACCCGTCTGATGACGACACCGGACGGCTCCACGATCGCGGCCGCCCAGCCGGACAAGGGCACGTCCCGCACGTCGGGCGCCCTCGGCGGGCTACTGCCCGCGGGCCGCACCGGAACGGTCATGGAACGCAGCCTCCGCTACGTCTGGCGCGACCCGAAGACCAAGGCCGCCTGGGTGACGTCCCTCGCCATCGGCCTGATCGTGCCGCTCTTCAACGCCCTGCAAGGCACCGGGTCCGTCTACTTCGCGTGCTTCGCGGCGGGCATGCTCGGCGTCCTCATGTACAACCAGTTCGGGCAGGACACGTCGGCGTTCTGGATGGTCGCGATGACGATCTCGTCGCCCCGCGACGCGTACGTGGAGCTGCGCGGCCGAGCCCTCGCGCTCCTCTTGATCACCCTCCCGTACGCCGCACTCGTCACCGCCCTGACGACCGCGATGCTCGGCGACTGGCCCGCCCTGCCGGAGGTGCTCGGCCTCTCCTTCGCGCTGCTCGGCGCGATGCTGGCCACGGGCGCGTGGTCCTCGGCCCGCTTCCCGTACTCCATCCCGCAGGAGGGCTACAAGAACGTCGCCCCCGGTCAGGCCGGTCTCGCCTGGATCTCCATCGTCGGCGGCATGGTCGCGGCGGGGCTGCTGTGCGCGCCCGTCCTGGCCCTCACGATCTGGCTGCACGCGTCGGGCGCCACGTCCTGGACCTGGCTGCTGCTGCCGCTGGGCGCGGTCTACGGCGCGACGGTCACGGAGCTGGGGCTGCGGCTCTCGGCGCCGCGGCTCGCGAGGCGCCTGCCGGAGATCCTCACGGCGGTGAGCAGAGGATGA